The Oncorhynchus nerka isolate Pitt River unplaced genomic scaffold, Oner_Uvic_2.0 unplaced_scaffold_2824, whole genome shotgun sequence sequence tctaagagctgtgagtctacactgggtaagtctctaagagctgtgagtcttactgtaagtctctaagagctgtgagtcttactgggtaagtctctaaagagctgtgagtctttctgggtaagtttaAGAGCTGTGaatctgggtaagtctctaagagctgtgagtctttgggtaagtctctaagagctgtgagtctttctgggtaagtctctaagagctgtgagtctttctgggtaagtctctaagagctgtgagtctttctgggtaagtctctaagagctgtgagtctttctgggtaagtctctaagagctgtgagtcttactgggtaagtctctaagagctgtgagtctttctgggtaagtctctaagagctgtgagtcttactgggtaagtctctaagagctgtgagtctttctgggtaagtctctaagagctgtgagtctttctgggtaagtctctaagagctgtgagtcttctgggtaagtctctaagagctgtgagtcttactgggtaagtctctaagagctgtgagtctttctgggtaagtctctaagagctgtgagtcttactgggtaagtctctaagagctgtgagtcttctgggtaagtctctaacagtgaagagctgtgagtctttctgggtaagtctctaagagctgtgagtctttctgggtaagtctctaagagctgtgagtctttctgggtaagtcttaagagctgtgagtctttctgggtaagtctctaagagctgtgagtcttactgggtaagtctctaagagctgtgagtctttctgggtaagtctctaagagctgtgagtcttactgggtaagtctctaagagctgtgagtctttctgggtaagtctctaagagctgtgagtctaagtctctaagagctgggatctctaagagctgtgagtctttctgggtaagtctctaagagctgtgagtcttactgggtaagtctctaagagctgtgagtcttactgggtaagtctctaagagctgtgagtcttactgggtaagtctctaagagctgtgagtctttctgggtaagtctctaagagctgtgagtcttactgggtaagtctctaagagctgtgagtctttctgggtaagtctctaagagctgtgagtctttctgggtaagtctctaagagctgtgagtctttctgggtaagtctctaagagctgtgagtcttactgggtaagtctctaagagctgtgagtctttctgggtaagtctctaagtggTTGATCATTGCTGGGACAAGTCTCTAAGAGTCTtctgtaagtctctaagaactgtgagtcttactgggtaagtCTTAAGAGctggagtctttctgggtaaagtCTCTAAGAATTTGAGTCTTTCTGTCCtgaagagctgtgagtcttactgggtaagtctctaagagctgtgagtctttctgggtaagtcatcTAAGAGCTGTGGAGTCAGACTGGGTATTGTCTCTgaaagagctgtgagtctttctgggtaagtctctgaaccaattacagctgtgagtctttctgggtaagtctctaagagctgtgagtcttactgggtaagtctctaagagctgtgagtctttctgggtaagtctctaagagctgtgagtctttctgggtaagtctctaagagctgtgagtcttactgggtaagtctttaagagctgtgagtctttctgggtaagtctctaagagctgtgagtcttactgggtaagtctctaagagctgtgagtctttctgggtaagtctctaagagctgtgagtctttctgggtaagtctctaagagctgtgagtcttactgggtaagtctctaagagctgtgagtctttactgggtaagtctctaagagctgtgagtctttctgggtaagtctctaagagctgtgagtctttctgggtaagtctctaagagctgtgagtctttctgggtaagtctctaagagctgtgagtctttctgggtaagtctctaagagctgtgagtctttctgggtaagtctctaagagctgtgagtctttctgggtaagtctctaagagctgtgagtcttcctgggtaagtcttctaagagctgtgagtcttactgggtaagtctctaagagctttgcaaacctggattgtacaatatttgcaattcttttttaattcttcaagctctgtcaagatggTGGTTGATCATTGCTGGACAGACATGTTCAGATCTTGCCGTAGATTTCCAAGCAGATGTAAGTGAAAACTGTAActgggaacattcactgtcttcttggtaaacaactccagtgtagatttgaccttgtgttttaggttattgtcctgttgaaaggtgaattcatctcccagtgtagatgtggccttgtgttgtaggttattgtccagctgaaaggtgaattcatctcccagtgtctggtggaaagcagactgaaccaggttattgtcctgctgaaaggtgacttcatctcccagtgtctggtggaaagcagactgaaccagggtttctctaggattttgcctgtgttcaGCCATAACATGATCCAGCCACCACTATACTAGACAATATGGAGAGTGGTGCTCAGTGATGTAttggatttaccccaaacataacactttgtattcaggacataaagttaattgctttgccaatttcttttgcagttttactttagtgttgTAAACAGGATTCATGTTTTGGAAAATGTTTCCTGCTTCCTACTTTCCACTCTGCTTCCTACTTTCCACTCTGCTTCCTACTCTGCTTCCTACTTTCCACTCTGCTTCCTACTCTgcttccttctttccactctgcTTCCTACTCTgcttccttctttccactctgcttccttctttccactctgcTTCCTACTTTCCACTCTGCTTCCTACTCTGCTTCCTTTCCACTCTGCTTCCTACTCTGCTTCCTACTTTCCACTCTGCTTCCTACTTTCCACTCTGCTTCCTACTCTgcttccttctttccactctgcTTCCTACTttccactctgtcatttaggttcgtattgtggagtaataactacaatgttgttgatccatcctcaatttactatcacagacattaaactccgtaactgttttaaagtcaccattggcctcgtggtgaaatccctgagcagtttccttcctctacgGCAACTGAGTTAAGGATGCCTGTATCGTTGTAGTGACTGGGCACGACGACATATGGAATAAGTCGAAGGGTGTGAGTTCTTCCTGAAGGGTGTGAGTTCTTCCTGTATGGATGCCGTTAGGATGAAAAGTAGAGGTCGAAAAATCCTAATCGGTCGACCTGTAATGGAAAGCCTGAGATGAAACATCTCCTCCATTCCATCTCCCTGAGGACCAAAGCCAATAGTCACCTAGACTTATTACAGTAGAGCGTTTCTCTGGTCCGGGTCCCGTCCTCCTCTTGCTCTGATAACGGTGAGGACCAAAGCCAATAGTCACCTAGACTTATTACAGTAGAGCGTTTCTCTGGTCCGGGTCCCGTCCTCCTCTTGCTCTGATAACGGTGAGGACCAAAGCCAATAGTCACCTAGACTTATTACAGTAGAGCGTTTCTCTGGTCCGGGTCCCGTCCTCCTCTTGCTCTGATAACGGTGAGGACCAAAGCCAATAGTCACCTAGACTTATTACAGTAGAGCGTTTCTCTGGTCCGGGTTCCGTCCTCCTCTTGCTCTGATAACGGTGAGGACCAAAGCCAATAGTTACCTAGACTTATTACAGTAGAGCGTTTCTCTGGTCCGGGTCCCGTCCTCCTCTTGCTCTGATAACGGTGAGGACCAAAGCCAATAGTCACCTAGACTTATTACAGTAGAGCGTTTCTCTGGTCCGGGTCCCGTCCTCCTCTTGCTCTGATAACGGTGAGGACCAAAGCCAATAGTCACCTAGACTTATTACAGTAGAGCGTTTCTCTTTGGGTTTACTGTAAACCAGGAGTGGTCCGGGTCCCGTCCTCCTCTTTCTCTGATAACGGTGTTAGGACCGTTCCAGGGTGTTTTAaggtctgacctctgacctctctctgtgttttttgATCCAGGGTGTTTTAAGGTCTGACCTCTCTGTGTTTTTTCATCCAGGGTGTTTTAaggtctgacctctgacctctctgtGTTTTTTGATCCAGGGTGTTTTAaggtctgacctctgacctctctgtGTTTTTTCATCCAGGGTGTTTTAAGGTCTGACCTCTGTGTTTTTTGATCCAGGGTGTTTTATGGTCTGACCTCTGTCTTTTGATCAGGGTGaggtctgacctctgacctctctctgtgttttttcATCCAGGGTGTTTTAaggtctgacctctgacctctctgtTTTTTGATCCAGGGTGTTTTAAGGACGACCGCATCGTGTTCTGGACATGGATGTTCTCCACGTACTTCATGGAGAAGCTGTCGCCGCGGGAACAGGACGACATGTTGTTTTACGTCCGCAGGAAGCTGTCATACGTCAGCCCCGACCAATCGGAGGGCAAGAaggtgagtgagtgaaagagagtgaaacagtgtgtgtgtggtgtgttactgttgctctgggacacagtataggacagtgtgtgttactgttgctctgggacacagtataggacagtgtggtgtgttactgttgctctgggacacagtataggacagtgtggtgtgttactgttgctctgggacacagtataggacagtgtggtgtgttactgttgctctgggacacagtataggacagtgtggtgtgttactgttgctctgggacacagtatagtacagtgtggtgtgttactgttgctctgggacacagtataggacagtgtgtgttactgttgctctgggacacagtataggacagtgtggtgtgttactgttgctctgggacacagtataggacagtgtggtgtgttactgttgctctgggacacagtataggacagtgtggtgtgttactgttgctctgggacacagtataggacagtgtgtgttactgttgctctgggacacagtataggacagtgtggtgtgttactgttgctctgggacacagtataggacagtgtgtgtggtgtgttactgttgctctgggacacagtataggacagtgtgtgtgtggtgtgttactgttgctctgggacacagtataggacagtgtggtgtgttactgttgctctgggacacagtataggacagtgtggtgtgttactgttgctctgggacacagtataggacagtgtggtgtgttactgttgctctgggacacagtataggacagtgtggtgtgttactgttgctctgggacacagtataggacagtgtgtgtggtgtgttactgttgctctgggacacagtataggacagtgtgtgtgtgtgtgttactgttgctctgggacacagtataggacagtgtggtgtgttactgttgctctgggacacagtataggacagtgtgtgttactgttgctctgggacacagtataggacagtgtgtgttactgttgctctgggacacagtataggacagtgtggtgtgttactgttgctctgggacacagtataggacagtgtgtgtggtgtgttactgttgctctgggacacagtataggacagtgtggtgtgttactgttgctctgggacacagtataggacagtgtggtgtgttactgttgctctgggacacagtataggacagtgtgtggtgtgttactgttgctctgggacacagtataggacagtgtgtgttactgttgctctgggacacagtatagtacagtgtgtgtgtgtgtgtgttactgttgctctgggacacagtatagtacagtgtggtgtgttactgttgctctgggacacagtatagtacagtgtggtgtgttactgttgctctgggacacagtataggacagtgtgtggtgtgttactgttgctctgggacacagtataggacagtgtgtgtgttactgttgctctgggacacagttactgttgctctgggacacagtataggacatactgttgctctgggacagtgtggtgtgttactgttgctctgggacacagtataggacagtgtggtgtgttactgttgctctgggacacagtatagtacagtgtggtgtgttactgttgctctgggacacagtatagtacagtgtggtgtgttactgttgctctgggacacagtatagtacagtgtggtgtgttactgttgctctgggacactgtataggacagtgtggtgtgttactgttgctctgggacacagtatagtacagtgtggtgtgttactgttgctctgggacactgtatagtacagtgtgtgttactgttgctctgggacactgtataggacagtgtggtgtgttactgttgctctgggacactgtatagtacagtgtgtgttactgttgctctgggacactgtatagtacagtgtgtggtgtgttactgttgctctgggacacagtatagtacagtgtggtgtgttactgttgatctgggacactgtatagtacagtgtgtgttactgttgctctgggacactgtatagtacagtgtgtgttactgttgctctgggacacagtataggacagtgtggtgtgttactgttgctctgggacacagtataggacagtgtgtgtggtgtgttactgttgctctgggacacagtataggacagtgtggtgtgttactgttgctctgggacacagtataggacagtgtggtgtgttactgttgctctgggacacagtataggacagtgtgtggtgtgttactgttgctctgggacacagtataggacagtgtgtgttactgttgctctgggacacagtatagtacagtgtgtgtgtgtgtgtgtgtgtgttactgttgctctgggacacagtatagtacagtgtggtgtgttactgttgctctgggacacagtatagtacagtgtggtgtgttactgttgctctgggacacagtataggacagtgtgtgtgtggtgtgttactgttgctctgggacacagtataggacagtgtggtgtgttactgttgctctgggacacagtataggacagtgtggtgtgttactgttgctctgggacactgtatagtacagtgtgtgttactgttgctctgggacactgtatagtacagtgtgtggtgtgttactgttgctctgggacacagtatagtacagtgtggtgtgttactgttgctctgggacactgtataggacagtgtggtgtgttactgttgctctgggacacagtatagtacagtgtggtgtgttactgttgctctgggacactgtatagtacagtgtgtgttactgttgctctgggacactgtataggacagtgtggtgtgttactgttgctctgggacactgtatagtacagtgtgtgttactgttgctctgggacactgtatagtacagtgtgtggtgtgttactgttgctctgggacacagtatagtacagtgtggtgtgttactgttgatctgggacactgtatagtacagtgtgtgttactgttgctctgggacactgtatagtacagtgtgtggtgtgttactgttgctctgggacacagtataggacagtgtggtgtgttactgttgctctgggacacagtatagtacagtgtggtgtgttactgttgctctgggacacagtataggacagtgtgtgttactgttgctctgggacacagtataggacagtgtgtgtgtggtgtgttactgttgctctgggacacagtataggacagtgtgtgtggtgtgttactgttgctctgggacacagtataggacagtgtgtgttactgttgctctgggacacagtataggacagtgtgtgtgtggtgtgttactgttgctctgggacacagtataggacagtgtgtggtgtgttactgttgctctgggacacagtatagtacagtgtggtgtgttactgttgctatgggacacagtataggacagtgtgtgttgtggtgtgttactgttgctctgggacacagtataggacagtgtgtgttactgttgctctgggacacagtatagttcagtgtgtgtgtggtgtgttactgttgctctgggacacagtataggacagtgtgcgctgtgttactgttgctctgggacacagtatagtacacggtgtgtgtggtgtgttactgttgctctgggacacagtatattctgagtgtgtgttactgttgctctgggacacagtataggacagtgtgtgttactgttgtattagtggtgacCACTAACCAGTCTGGATATTCTGAGACCGGTATTAGTGGTGACCACTAACCAGTCTGGATATTCTGAGACCGGTATTAGTGGTGACCACTAACCAGATATTCTGAGATATTCTGAGACCACTAACCGGATATTCTGAGGCCGGTATTAGTGGTGACCACTAACCAGTCTGGATATTCTGAGACCGGTATTAGTGGTGACCACTAACCAGTCTGGATATTCTGAGTGGTGACCACTAACCAGTCTGGATATTCTGAGACCGGTATTAGTGGTGACCAGTCTGGATATTCTAACCAGTCTATTAGTGATGACCACTAACCAGTCTGGATATTCTGAGTGGTGACCACTAACCAGTCTGGATATTCTGAGATATTAGTGGTGACCACTAACCAGTCTGGATATTCTGAGACCGGTATTAGTGATGACCACTAACCAGTCTGTGGAATGTTTTGTCACATTACCAATTTCCAGTGTAAACTCTTCACTTCCTTGTCTGGCCTTTTTCATATTGATTATGGATATGAGAATGTGAACAAAACCGTAGATACTTAGATCACCTTGTTTTTGCCAAGTAACAGATAAGCATAGCATATATCCATAGACGTTTATACAATTTaaagggtaggaaacaggagttTTTCCTCACCAATGTAACACATTATGGTCAAAGACTTAAGTAACTTAATTGTAGTCATGATCTGGTTACCTGTAAGTACAAACCTAGTTATGTTTTTGGGTTATTACATATTTATTCACTTATTTCCGGGATACGCTACCCACAATGCACCAACGTTCGACTTCATATGGAAGATCTACTCTGCTACTGAGTTTGTATTTTAGCTCCAGCTGTCTTAGCCTGCTAGCCATGCTAGCATGTCTTTACATTCCAGACCAAGTGTTGGCGGACAAAGTTTGACGTGAACAAGAAGCAGATGGGGTATGCAGCATGCTCTTCAAATACGTTGTAGCTTGTGGGAACCTGCTAGCATGTCATTACATTCCAGACCAAGTGTTGGCGAACGAAGTTTGACGTGAACAAGAAGCAGATGGGGTATGCAGCATGCTCTTCAAATACGGTGTAGCTTGTGGGAACCCGTTAGCATGGCATTACATTCCAGAACCAGAACAATACGTTGTAGCTTGTGGGAACCCGTTAGCATGTCATTAGCatgttaggacctgatggagggacaatagagccctgagtaccaggccattaggacctggtggagggacaatagagccctgagtaccaggccattaggacctggtggagggacaatagagccctgagtaccaggccattaggacctggtggagggacaatagagccctgagtaccaggccattaggacctgatggagggacaatagagccctgagtaccaggccattaggacctggtggagggacaatagagccctgagtaccaggccattaggacctgatggagggacaatagagccctgagtaccaggccattaggacctgatggagggacactagagccctgagtaccaggccattaggacctgatggagggacaatagagccctgagtaccaggccattaggacctgatggagggacactagagccctgagtaccaggccattaggacctgatggagggacactagagccctgagtaccaggccattaggacctgatggagggacaatagagccctgagtaccaggccattaggacctgatggagggacaatagagccctgagtaccaggccattggGGACAATAGAGACCTGTGttccaggccattaggacctgatggagggacactagagccctgagtaccaggccattaggacctgatggagggacaatagagccctgagtaccaggccattaggacctgatggagggacaatagagccctgagtaccaggccattaggacctgatggagggacactagagccctgagtaccaggccattaggacctgatggagggacactagagccctgagtaccaggccattaggacctgattggTGTGTAGTCAGTTGGGTTCTACCAAGGACCAGGCCGTTAGTGTCCTGATTGGTGTGTAGTCAGTTGGGTTCTACCAAGGACCAGGCCGTTAGGACCTGATTGGTGTGTAGTCAGTTGGGTTCTACCAAGGACCAGGCCTTTAGTGACCTGATTGGTGCGTGGTCAGTTGGGTTCTATCAAGGACCAGGCCGTTAGGACCTGATTGGTGTGTAGTCAGTTGGGTTCTACCAAGGACCAGGCCGTTAGGACCTGATTGGTGTGTAGTCAGTTGGGTGTAACCGCCATGTCCAGAGTTAATTAAAGGAGATGGAAGTTGACTCAGCAGAATGTGACTGTGGTCTTGACTCATGACTGCCGCTGTGGCGGTAATATGGGCACCACAACCGCCCCAGACACAAATACCAGTATAGGAAcgagtcaaaaacatgatttggGTTTAACAGAATATGAGCTACGAAAAGGAGCATTTTTCACACGACAGTTTTTAGTTTTATAGGACAACTGACAGATCAACGTTACACTGTGCATAGAATGAAAACATGTCTTCCAATCTAGCATTTTAAAGGGACAATATACAGTTCCTATAAGCATGTTTTAActaaaggactttgtgaagaacCTTCACAGGTTCACAGGCCTAATCTTCATGGATATAGCTTTCACAGAGTAGAAGGTCTTCCATCCCCTCCAGTTGACTCCAATCTGTGTGTTCAATCCCCACGTATAAAGACCGTTTGGGTTTGAGAAGTAACACTCGTTGTACCAATAACCTCCGACCGCGTTGACTGCACACTTGTTGTCCTGGTCTCGGTCGAAGGTGGAGAACTTCATACCGCTGTGATAGGTGAGGGAGTCCCCTTGGTTCAAGCAGGAAACAAAGGTCAGATGTTATGGAACCtatcagagccctggtcaaaatccGTCTACTTTGTCACAGTGTGATCTAGGACCAGCCCCCTCCGTCATTTCTATGTAATACTATTCATTATGATCTCTAATAAACTGATCCCAGATCCGCTCTAAGATGGTGTATCTGTACGGTCCCCCCTGTCCTTTCTATGTAATACTATACACTATGATCTCTAataaactgatcccagatcagctctAAGATGGTGTATCTGTACGGTCCCCCCCTGTCCTTTCTATGTAATACTATTCATTATGATCTCTAataaactgatcccagatcagctctAAGATGATGTATCTGTAGGCCCCCCCCCCTGTCCTTTCTATGTAATACTATACACTATGATCTCTAATAAACTGATCCCAGATCGGCTCTAAGATGGTGTATCTGTACGGGTTTAAACTGTTCTCACCTGAACTAATGAATACAGCCCAGATGTTTCTCCAGATGTTTCTCTAAGGAAGTTCAACTGTTCTCACCTGCTCCTCCATCTTTAAAGCCAGTAACCTGGAGTTTGTAGCCATCCAGTTCAGGATCTGTGACTTTGGGAGAGATGGCGAAGGAGGAGTAGAAAGCGTAGGCTTTCTGTCCGTCAAAGTCCTCCATGTCCACCCTCAACTCGTAATTCTTTTTCAGAGTCAGGAGGTAGATGGTGTCCAGACCTGCATCGAACAGACGAGAGGGGAACCTTTTTTAGAACAGAGATATTCAACTTTTACCTGCATCGAACAGACGAGAAGGGAACCTTTTTTAGAACAGAGATATTCAACTCTTACCTGCATCCAACAGACGAGAGGGGAACCTTTTTTTAGAACAGagatattcaactcttaccctttACCAGGTTCACAGGCTGCTGGTTTTCTCTTCTACCTGGTAATtaatatcacccacctggtgtcccaggtctaaaccagtccctgatgaAGAGGAACAATGTGAAAATGTTTTTAGTCAAGAGTTTAGTTTTTAAAAGATCCATTTCTATCAGACTCTTACCTGCACAGAGAGTCGGTCAGCaaggagagtcatgtcttcggtcagcacaggagagtcatgtcttcggtCAGCACAGAGAGTCGGTCAGCACCATGTCTTTTAGGAGACATGTTTCGGTCAGCACAGAGAGTCATTCAACTCTTACCCTTACCAGGTTCACAGGCTGCTGGTTTTCTCTTCTCAGCACCAGAGAGTCAATTAATagtcacccacctggtgtcccaggtctaaaccagtccctgatgaAGAGGAACAATGTGAAAATGTCATGTCTTGGTCAGCACGCTGAGTCATGTCTTCAGTCAGTCACAGAGAGTGAGTTTTCAGCAAAGGATCTCCATTTCTATCATGGAGATGTCTTCAGTCAGCACGGAGAGTCGGTCAGCACggagagtcatgtcttcggtCAGCACGGAGAGTCATGTCTTCAGTCAGCACAGAGAGTCGGTCAGCaaggagagtcatgtcttcggtCAGCACGGAGAGTCGGTCAGCagcaggagagtcatgtcttcggtCAGCACAGAGAGTCATGTCAGCAGCAGCACAgagagtcatgtctttggtcagcacaggagagtcatgtcttcggtcagcacaggagagtcatgtcttcggtCAGCACGGAGAGTCATGTCTTCAGTCAGCACAGAGAGTCGGTCAGCaaggagagtcatgtcttcggtCAGCACGGAGAGTCATGTCTTCAGTCAGCACAGAGAGTCGGTCAGCaaggagagtcatgtcttcggtCAGCACAGAGAGTCATGTCTTCAGTCAGCACAGAGAGTCATGTCTTCAGCAGCACAgagagtcatgtctttggtcagcacaggagagtcatgtcttcggtcagcacaggagagtcatgtcttcggtcagcacaggagagtcatgtcttcggtcagcaca is a genomic window containing:
- the LOC115121748 gene encoding microfibril-associated glycoprotein 4-like; translation: MDGTVNFYRGWDQYKNGFGHAAGEYWLGLDTIYLLTLKKNYELRVDMEDFDGQKAYAFYSSFAISPKVTDPELDGYKLQVTGFKDGGAGDSLTYHSGMKFSTFDRDQDNKCAVNAVGGYWYNECYFSNPNGLYTWGLNTQIGVNWRGWKTFYSVKAISMKIRPVNL